From the genome of Desulfovibrio porci, one region includes:
- the pseB gene encoding UDP-N-acetylglucosamine 4,6-dehydratase (inverting) translates to MFNGKSILITGGTGSFGKKCIEIILKKHKPKRLIVFSRDELKQFEMQQVFSPKKYGCMRYFIGDVRDRERLYRAFRGVDYIIHAAALKQVPAAEYNPTECIRTNIGGTENIVNAAADCGVKKAVALSTDKAVAPVNLYGATKLCSDKLFIAANAYTACETIYSVVRYGNVMASRGSVIPFFIKQRNEGRPLSITDRRMTRFWITLEQSVHMVLRSFELAGGGEILVPKIPSMKITDLAEAIAPGMPTVEVGIRPGEKLHETMITAEDSRHTIDIGQYYVIKPETFAYRGPEGIPVPEGFSYNSGTNERWLGVPELRDTLKEQGVDIS, encoded by the coding sequence ATGTTTAATGGAAAATCCATTCTCATTACCGGCGGTACCGGTTCTTTTGGCAAAAAATGTATTGAAATTATCTTGAAAAAGCACAAGCCCAAACGGCTTATTGTTTTTTCCCGTGATGAACTCAAGCAGTTTGAAATGCAGCAGGTATTTTCCCCGAAAAAGTATGGCTGCATGCGTTATTTCATCGGTGACGTACGCGACAGGGAACGTCTGTACCGGGCTTTCCGGGGTGTGGATTACATCATCCATGCGGCGGCTCTCAAGCAGGTGCCCGCAGCGGAATATAATCCTACGGAATGCATCCGCACCAACATCGGGGGCACGGAAAACATCGTCAATGCGGCGGCCGACTGCGGTGTGAAAAAGGCCGTGGCCCTGTCCACGGACAAGGCTGTGGCTCCGGTCAATCTCTATGGCGCCACCAAGCTCTGTTCGGACAAACTTTTCATTGCGGCCAATGCCTATACGGCCTGCGAAACCATATATTCCGTGGTGCGCTACGGCAATGTCATGGCCAGCCGCGGCAGCGTTATTCCCTTTTTTATAAAGCAACGTAACGAAGGCCGCCCCCTGTCCATTACGGACAGGCGCATGACCCGCTTCTGGATCACGCTGGAGCAGTCCGTGCACATGGTGCTGCGCTCCTTTGAGCTGGCCGGTGGTGGCGAGATTCTTGTGCCCAAGATACCCAGTATGAAGATCACGGATCTGGCCGAAGCCATTGCGCCAGGCATGCCCACCGTTGAGGTCGGTATTCGCCCCGGTGAAAAGTTGCACGAAACGATGATCACGGCCGAGGATTCCCGCCATACCATCGATATCGGCCAGTACTATGTCATCAAGCCGGAAACTTTTGCCTACCGAGGACCCGAAGGCATTCCCGTACCCGAAGGCTTCAGCTACAATTCCGGCACTAACGAACGCTGGCTGGGCGTTCCGGAATTGCGCGATACCCTGAAGGAACAAGGAGTTGACATCAGCTAA
- a CDS encoding acylneuraminate cytidylyltransferase family protein, whose translation MNQRLALIPARGGSKRLPRKNILPFMGKPMVLWTCEAARDSGCFNTVVVSTEDKEIADIVRTAGFSVDERPEELGSDMASCADVCLEFLARSEKAGTFYDALCCLYATAPLRTADDICAVMKLLTSGTDAVHAVSGYDHPPHQMLYQNAEGFLVPAFPLLVTRKSQEVPEGLIGNGSTYAITVTALRKYRSFYPSRIKGYRMPALRSIDIDTAEDFTFLEACAHLLKQEGLTRDI comes from the coding sequence GTGAACCAACGACTTGCCCTTATACCTGCCCGGGGTGGCTCAAAACGTCTCCCCCGTAAGAACATCCTGCCATTTATGGGAAAACCAATGGTACTTTGGACATGTGAAGCCGCGAGGGATTCAGGCTGTTTCAATACTGTCGTCGTATCGACTGAGGACAAGGAAATAGCAGATATTGTACGTACTGCCGGTTTTTCTGTCGATGAGCGACCAGAAGAACTTGGTTCAGATATGGCAAGCTGTGCGGATGTCTGCCTTGAATTTCTTGCACGCTCCGAAAAGGCGGGGACATTCTATGATGCTCTCTGCTGTTTGTACGCGACAGCACCGCTTCGGACTGCTGATGACATTTGCGCTGTCATGAAACTTCTAACATCAGGTACTGATGCCGTTCATGCGGTCTCCGGCTATGATCATCCGCCTCATCAGATGCTGTACCAGAACGCCGAGGGTTTTCTTGTGCCCGCCTTTCCTCTACTTGTGACAAGGAAATCACAAGAGGTCCCCGAAGGGCTTATCGGCAACGGCAGCACCTATGCAATTACGGTGACGGCGCTCAGGAAATACCGATCCTTCTACCCTTCCCGGATCAAGGGCTACCGGATGCCTGCCTTGCGCTCCATAGATATTGATACCGCTGAAGACTTCACTTTTCTCGAAGCCTGCGCCCATCTGCTCAAACAGGAAGGACTCACCCGTGATATTTGA
- the pseC gene encoding UDP-4-amino-4,6-dideoxy-N-acetyl-beta-L-altrosamine transaminase has protein sequence MNTPHFIPYGQQIIDDDDIAAVVSALRSDWLTTGPAVERFEADICSYTGARYGVAVSSGTAALHAAMFALNIGPGDEVIVPPMTFAASANCILYQGGTPIFADVNADTLLIDSAAVEAAITSRTKAIIAVDYAGQPCDWDALRTIADKYHLALVADGCHALGAAYKGCQVGTLADITVFSFHPVKHITTGEGGMAVSNDEELAARMRAFRGHGITTTANQREKSGAWFYEMTALGYNYRITDLQCALGSSQLKKLEGWIKKRNQLAQVYDAALANLASLRPLKRRAEVRHAYHLYVVRTPNRDEIFRRLRAKGIGANVHYVPVHLHPYYQQVVGTREGLCPVAEAAYREILTLPLWPGMTETDIERIVNCT, from the coding sequence ATGAATACTCCCCATTTTATCCCCTACGGCCAGCAAATCATTGATGATGACGACATAGCGGCTGTGGTCAGCGCGCTGCGCTCGGACTGGCTGACCACCGGCCCGGCCGTGGAACGCTTCGAGGCGGACATCTGCTCCTATACGGGCGCACGCTACGGCGTAGCCGTGAGCAGCGGCACGGCGGCCCTACACGCGGCCATGTTCGCCCTGAACATTGGTCCCGGCGACGAAGTCATCGTCCCTCCCATGACCTTTGCAGCCTCGGCCAACTGTATCCTCTATCAAGGAGGAACGCCCATCTTTGCCGATGTAAATGCCGATACCTTGTTGATTGATTCGGCTGCCGTGGAAGCGGCCATTACTTCCCGCACCAAGGCCATTATAGCGGTGGATTATGCCGGACAGCCCTGTGACTGGGATGCCTTACGCACCATTGCCGATAAATATCATCTGGCGCTGGTGGCCGATGGCTGCCATGCTCTGGGCGCCGCCTATAAAGGATGTCAAGTCGGTACGCTGGCCGATATCACGGTCTTCAGCTTCCATCCGGTCAAGCACATCACCACCGGCGAAGGCGGTATGGCCGTTAGCAACGACGAAGAGCTTGCCGCACGCATGCGGGCCTTTCGCGGACATGGTATTACGACCACGGCCAACCAGCGAGAAAAATCCGGCGCCTGGTTTTATGAAATGACTGCACTGGGATACAATTACCGCATTACGGACTTACAATGCGCACTGGGCAGTTCCCAACTCAAAAAACTGGAAGGCTGGATTAAAAAACGCAATCAACTGGCCCAGGTCTATGATGCCGCCCTGGCAAACCTGGCAAGTCTCCGGCCGCTCAAACGCCGGGCAGAAGTACGGCATGCCTATCATCTCTATGTGGTACGCACCCCGAACCGGGATGAGATATTCCGACGATTGCGCGCTAAAGGTATCGGGGCCAACGTGCATTACGTCCCCGTACACCTGCATCCCTATTACCAGCAGGTAGTCGGCACACGGGAAGGCCTCTGCCCAGTGGCTGAAGCCGCCTATCGGGAAATCCTGACCCTGCCGCTCTGGCCAGGGATGACGGAAACAGATATTGAACGTATTGTAAATTGTACATAG